A segment of the Leptotrichia massiliensis genome:
ACAAAGCATTCAGCAAGACGAAGAATCTCTAGGCGGATTAGCAAAAGGATTCGATCAGCAATTTACTACAGATGGAAAATTGCATCCAGAAAAGCTTTTGAACAAGAGATTTGGCTATCCAGATTCATCAGACGGTTTTAAAATTCAGAAAGACAGCAAAGGATATTTTTTAATACACTATGTTACTGAAGGTCTCTATTCTGATAATTTCAACACTCAGAAAGACTACAAATATTCTGATATACCTGACGATAAAACGATAGTAAAAGAGGAAAAAATCAGATTAAAATTGGAAAAGAATGTATTTCTTAGAGCCCTTGGTGATAATAATAATGATTACGCCTATGCCTATGATACAAAACTTAAAAAAGTGGTAATTATAAATCCATACAACAATTATAAAATAGTATATCCTGTTAATTAATTACAATTTAACTTTTTTGAATTTTTCAATTTTTAAACATAAAATAATAATAAATACACGAAAATCAAATTTTTCTGTGTTATATTACTATAGAAAGAAGAATAAAAAGGAGAATAAAGATGAAAAATTTAAAAGTAATTGTAACTACTCTTATGATTGGTATATCTGTTATAGGAATGAGTGCAAGTTTTAGTTTCAGAAAAAATAAAAATAAAAATAAAACTAATACTTCAAAACCTGCACCAACTGTAGGAATGGCAAACCCTGCTTCCGTTTATTGTGAAAAACAAGGTGGAAAATCTATTATTGTAAAAGGTAGCAAAGGTGAATATGGAGTTTGTCAATTAAAAGATGGAACAACTATTGAAGAATGGGAATATTACAGACAAAATAATACTCCACAAAGCTTTGAAGCTGAAATAATAACAGGATCACCAAATCCTGCTTCAAAATTTTGTGTAGATAAAGGCGGAAGTTCTGTTACTATTAAAGACAGAAAAGGTAAACAAAAAAATGTGTGTAAATTTAAAAATGGTACACAAATTGACGAATGGGATTATTACAGACAAAATAACTAATAACCTTAAACTCTATAATACTATTTATAAAGATGGCAAATTTTTTAATTTGTCATTTTTTATTACCTATTATTTTTAAAAAAATATCAAAATTTAAAATAAATATGAAAAAATTGATATAAAAAATAATTATATTTAAAAGTTTTTTCTAATTTTATATGCTATAATTATCACGAATGAAAAATTAATTTTAAACAAATAAAATACAAAGGAGCTATAAATATGAAGAAAACCTTATTATTAATTAGTCTTATCACAGTATTATCAAGCTGTGGTGGGGGCGGAGGAGGTGGAGGCGGTTCTTCTCAAACATCAGGAACTACTCCAATAGCACCTACTTCAGAAAATACAAATACTGGTTCTGGAAATATAAATGCCAATGCTGGGAATGTAAATATTGGCTCTGGAAATACAGGCGGAATAAACAATGCAAACAATAATACACAGTCAGTGCAACCACAAAATGCTGGTTCTAATACAATGCCTCAGATACCATCAGTAGACAATCGTTTTACTAAACCTGTTGATTCAAGAGAAATTACAGGACAAGGAGTTAAGGTAGGTGTTTTGGATAGTGATTTTTTGAGTGGTAATAATGCACAAACAAAAAATTTCCATTCAAAGATAATTAATAGTTTTGAAATAGGAGATACTTTCAATACGGTAATCGAAGATGAATTTGGTGACAGAATGACTACACTTCCAAAAAATAATACAAAATCCACTGATAAAAGTGATCACGGTCTTATTGTAGCAACTATTTTAGCTGGAAATAACGGAAAAGGAGCAAAAAAATCAGAAGTATATGGAGCAAGTATTTCAAACGGTCCAGCATACCAAGTTGATATAGAATATTATAGACAAATGTATAATAATGGTGTAAGGATATACAATCAGTCATTGGGCCACGAAAATGTTCAATTTGATAAACCTCAAGGAATTTATATAGAACCCCATAGAGCTCATGAATTTGACTATAAAAAACAATTTCAGCAAACAGTTTATATTCCTGATGGAAATTACTCTGAGGAACAACTAAAAAATAAAGCAGATGAAATTATAAAATTTTATGAAGAAGCAATAGAAAATGGATCATTATTTGTATGGGCTGCAGGTAATAAGCCACTTTATGGTGTAGATTTTGAGGCAGGATTACCATATTATAACAGAAAACTTCAAAAAGGATGGATAGCAGTAGTAGGAGTAAAAGTTAAACCAGATGGAACAATAACTGACTACCCTAACAGGTTGGCACACGCAGGAGGAGCTGCTTACTGGTCTATTGCAGCAAATGGTGATTGCGAACTTTCTGAATGCCGTAAACATGGTTCCTCTTTTGCTGCACCTAAAGTAACAGCAACTGCAGCAAAATTAAAAGAAAAATTTCCTTGGATGACAGGGCATGAAATACAGCAAACAATCCTTACTACTGCAGATAGAATATACGATTTAATGACTGAAGATGGTAAACTTAGTTTAAATTTTGGTTGGGGATTACTTAATGAAACAAAAGCTTTAAAAGGGCCTTCTGAGTTTAATAACATACTTATTGTTGGCGAAAGAGCTTCAGCTGCAGGATTAAAAGGACAATTTAATGCTAATATCGGAAATTCCAGGACATCAATTTTTGAAAATGATATTACAGGTGATGCAGGATTAAAAAAATCTGGTAATGGAACATTGATATTAACAGGGAATAATAGCTATGCTGGAAATACTACTATAGATGAAGGAAAATTAGAAATATATGGAAATAATGCCTCTAATATAACAATAAACCAGCAAGGAACATTGGTAACTTATCCAACAGCTATAATAAATGAACAGAAAAATGTTTATAATAATGGTGGAACTTTGGAAAATAGAGGTTCAGGAGCTGTCATAACTGGAGATTACACTGCAACTGCTGGTTCTGTAACAAAAGCAGAAATTGGTTCTAA
Coding sequences within it:
- a CDS encoding pantothenate kinase produces the protein MAMLAISAVSYANESVITENNTQSIQQDEESLGGLAKGFDQQFTTDGKLHPEKLLNKRFGYPDSSDGFKIQKDSKGYFLIHYVTEGLYSDNFNTQKDYKYSDIPDDKTIVKEEKIRLKLEKNVFLRALGDNNNDYAYAYDTKLKKVVIINPYNNYKIVYPVN
- a CDS encoding putative hemolysin, translating into MKNLKVIVTTLMIGISVIGMSASFSFRKNKNKNKTNTSKPAPTVGMANPASVYCEKQGGKSIIVKGSKGEYGVCQLKDGTTIEEWEYYRQNNTPQSFEAEIITGSPNPASKFCVDKGGSSVTIKDRKGKQKNVCKFKNGTQIDEWDYYRQNN
- a CDS encoding autotransporter domain-containing protein, which gives rise to MKKTLLLISLITVLSSCGGGGGGGGGSSQTSGTTPIAPTSENTNTGSGNINANAGNVNIGSGNTGGINNANNNTQSVQPQNAGSNTMPQIPSVDNRFTKPVDSREITGQGVKVGVLDSDFLSGNNAQTKNFHSKIINSFEIGDTFNTVIEDEFGDRMTTLPKNNTKSTDKSDHGLIVATILAGNNGKGAKKSEVYGASISNGPAYQVDIEYYRQMYNNGVRIYNQSLGHENVQFDKPQGIYIEPHRAHEFDYKKQFQQTVYIPDGNYSEEQLKNKADEIIKFYEEAIENGSLFVWAAGNKPLYGVDFEAGLPYYNRKLQKGWIAVVGVKVKPDGTITDYPNRLAHAGGAAYWSIAANGDCELSECRKHGSSFAAPKVTATAAKLKEKFPWMTGHEIQQTILTTADRIYDLMTEDGKLSLNFGWGLLNETKALKGPSEFNNILIVGERASAAGLKGQFNANIGNSRTSIFENDITGDAGLKKSGNGTLILTGNNSYAGNTTIDEGKLEIYGNNASNITINQQGTLVTYPTAIINEQKNVYNNGGTLENRGSGAVITGDYTATAGSVTKAEIGSKLIVNGTVNLNGESATLQTLSNGRYITAKPLSTTVIEAGKGIEGNFANVETTELVNGSTEVKGNQLNVNLSRKNVLDYVEKISESDEMQKNTAQNMETAFQKLDQNIENGTAGNVAQFERKAATLQALTSSNRAAVLDSLSGQIYASAQALTFQHSQTVNKDLSNRLVMLGTLDNVGDNFGLWISGLGANGTLKQDGYGKGDTKVVGGQVGVDKQFGENLILGTALSYSKANVKFNRYGGKSDANNFGVSLYGRLGNKNIPFYLQGRFGIGFVDSDVERDIILSTNDYTRAKINHNDKVYSGYLETGYDIKNGNGDFVVTPFVGLTHDTVVRGSFSEEKSQFGLTADKKNYNQTAALLGVRIGKAVNWNSESKTTFQGYVTHQRAFNDQDLSFDARYTGLPGATFKVKGIGLAKNRTWVGVGALTEVNSKFGWYVNYDDSIDSGKGKGNNNVFTTGLRFNF